The Methylomagnum ishizawai genome has a window encoding:
- the thiE gene encoding thiamine phosphate synthase produces the protein MPTQSLPRQGLYAITHDGPQDIDALCRAVAAALRGGAVLVQYRAKSAPDPVAAAERLLALCRAAGVPLIVNDSVDLAAQIGADGVHLGRDDASPQEARRRLGDGAIIGVSCYDSVALALAAEAAGADYAAFGRFFPSRTKPLAPLARLDTLAEARRRLRIPLAAIGGITPDNAAPLLEAGAGLLAVVEGVFGGDDPETAARRFAPWFGPG, from the coding sequence ATGCCAACGCAATCCCTACCCCGGCAAGGCTTATACGCCATCACCCACGACGGCCCGCAAGATATCGACGCCCTCTGCCGGGCCGTGGCGGCGGCGCTCCGGGGCGGGGCCGTCCTGGTCCAATACCGCGCCAAATCCGCCCCGGACCCGGTGGCGGCGGCGGAACGGCTGCTGGCGCTGTGCCGGGCGGCGGGTGTGCCCTTGATCGTCAACGATTCTGTGGACCTCGCCGCCCAAATCGGGGCCGATGGCGTGCATCTGGGCCGGGACGATGCCAGCCCCCAGGAAGCCCGGCGGCGCTTGGGCGATGGGGCCATCATCGGCGTGTCCTGCTACGACTCGGTGGCACTGGCCCTGGCGGCGGAAGCGGCGGGCGCGGATTATGCCGCCTTCGGGCGCTTCTTTCCTTCCCGCACCAAGCCCCTGGCACCGCTGGCCCGGCTCGACACCCTGGCCGAGGCCCGGCGGCGGCTCCGCATCCCCCTGGCCGCCATCGGCGGCATCACCCCCGACAACGCCGCTCCCCTGCTGGAAGCCGGGGCCGGACTCCTGGCCGTGGTGGAAGGCGTGTTCGGCGGCGACGACCCCGAAACCGCAGCGCGGCGCTTCGCCCCCTGGTTCGGACCGGGCTGA
- a CDS encoding sigma-54 interaction domain-containing protein, whose amino-acid sequence MNTFAPTFKPWIAAVGAEHALASLAELLDGAAVYAIDAQGRVLYWSQAAERLLGFAAAEALGRPVETVLRCQSCDGPGVLIERGRLDHEPTSVQKADGGPIRVRRSARAFFDVQGGFAGAIGVLWPEPQEPDDGEGFGGREAVETFHGLVTRDPTMKQALQIIRNVAQTDASVLIRGESGTGKELAARALHEESRRRGRPFLAINCAALSPALLESELFGHVRGAFTGALKDHAGLFKRADRGTLFLDEVAELPLELQAKLLRALQDKTFLPVGADRPVTVDVRIVAATHRSLREESKAGRFREDLMYRLRVVPVFLPPLRTRREDIPLLLRHFIDRHNLRGQRRILSIEPEAMRALLDYRWPGNIRELQNVVEYAFAVGRGDSLGCGDLPPEFGEAAGESVPSVARSWSPRPVFGAGLDEAARLRAALEHSGGKIEDAAALLGMSRATFWRKRKKCGV is encoded by the coding sequence GTGAATACCTTTGCGCCCACTTTCAAACCCTGGATCGCCGCCGTTGGTGCCGAACACGCCCTGGCCAGCTTGGCGGAGCTATTGGATGGTGCCGCCGTGTACGCCATCGACGCCCAGGGCCGCGTATTGTATTGGAGCCAGGCCGCCGAGCGCCTGCTGGGTTTCGCCGCCGCCGAAGCCTTGGGCCGGCCGGTCGAAACCGTGCTGCGTTGCCAGTCCTGCGACGGCCCCGGCGTTTTGATCGAGCGCGGTCGATTGGACCACGAACCGACCTCGGTGCAAAAGGCCGATGGCGGGCCGATCCGGGTCCGGCGCTCGGCGCGGGCGTTCTTCGATGTCCAGGGCGGGTTCGCCGGGGCCATCGGGGTGTTGTGGCCGGAACCGCAGGAGCCGGACGACGGCGAGGGTTTCGGCGGGCGGGAGGCGGTGGAGACCTTCCACGGACTCGTCACCCGCGACCCGACCATGAAGCAAGCCCTGCAAATCATCCGCAACGTGGCCCAGACCGACGCCTCGGTCTTGATCCGGGGCGAATCCGGCACCGGCAAGGAATTGGCCGCCCGCGCCCTGCACGAGGAAAGCCGCCGTCGGGGCCGTCCGTTCCTCGCCATCAATTGCGCGGCGCTGAGCCCCGCCCTGCTGGAAAGCGAATTGTTCGGCCATGTGCGCGGTGCCTTCACCGGGGCGCTCAAGGACCACGCCGGGCTGTTCAAACGCGCCGACCGCGGCACCTTGTTCCTGGACGAGGTGGCGGAATTGCCCTTGGAGTTGCAGGCCAAGCTGTTGCGGGCTTTACAGGACAAGACCTTCCTGCCGGTGGGCGCGGACCGGCCGGTGACGGTCGATGTCCGTATCGTCGCCGCCACCCACCGTTCCTTGCGCGAAGAATCCAAGGCCGGGCGGTTCCGCGAAGACCTGATGTACCGGCTGCGGGTGGTGCCGGTGTTCCTGCCGCCGTTGCGGACCCGGCGCGAGGATATCCCGTTGCTATTGCGGCATTTCATCGACCGCCACAACCTCAGGGGCCAGCGCCGCATCCTGTCCATCGAGCCGGAGGCGATGCGGGCGCTGTTGGATTACCGCTGGCCGGGCAATATCCGCGAATTGCAGAACGTGGTCGAGTACGCCTTCGCGGTGGGGCGGGGCGATAGCCTGGGCTGCGGCGATTTGCCGCCGGAATTCGGCGAGGCGGCGGGCGAATCGGTGCCGTCGGTGGCGCGGTCGTGGTCGCCACGGCCGGTGTTCGGGGCGGGCTTGGACGAGGCGGCACGGTTGCGGGCGGCGCTGGAACATTCCGGGGGCAAGATCGAGGACGCCGCCGCCTTGTTGGGGATGAGCCGGGCGACGTTTTGGCGCAAGCGGAAGAAGTGTGGGGTGTGA
- a CDS encoding glycosyltransferase family 32 protein — translation MNTTIIPEKTANTEPHQNITNDGPRIIFQIWLSDTEDSRLPDELTAPKQSWIDNNPGWTHHLITNENLEEYLAGFHQNEAVRAALNDLENPVAKADLLRLAALVTHGGMFVNINLQCLRPIETWVDLSKNLFLVSKSNTPDKPRLINGLIWAKPGNPWLSSILQDALENIRTRHSSNLYDLAGTPVFNKFIAPILHQTTIESQAIQQSSWHHLIWQNNFRSVPGLKYRQADKHWSKQQKTKSIFATSILDSEDWSYCPLLILAAPRTGMRHLSRYARSLGFDIPQETTIGHHGILSSSLVDTVFNIDENCVEPRATRLLKPGVGFVWNTGLDPSRRYYVADMVARLIRNPFQNIPSLILENEADNRQNASYIQRRRVIEKYFGVDIEACHNEWERAAQIYLLWNRLIEDKIPAVKTLKIEDGTALFRMLSAKLQPLEFITPLGSQATEYSGPQASGIDKPEFTKNILALLAPETLDALNYFCKKYSYPWPE, via the coding sequence ATGAACACCACAATAATACCCGAAAAAACAGCGAATACCGAACCCCATCAAAATATCACCAACGATGGACCCAGGATCATTTTTCAAATTTGGCTGAGCGACACTGAAGATTCCCGCCTTCCCGATGAGTTGACCGCCCCCAAGCAATCCTGGATCGATAATAATCCTGGCTGGACCCACCATCTGATAACCAATGAAAATTTGGAAGAATACCTAGCCGGTTTCCACCAAAACGAGGCGGTCCGAGCGGCATTGAATGACCTTGAAAACCCGGTGGCCAAGGCCGATCTGCTACGGTTGGCCGCCTTGGTCACGCATGGCGGGATGTTCGTCAATATCAACCTGCAATGCCTGCGCCCAATTGAAACCTGGGTCGATCTGTCGAAAAATCTGTTTCTGGTAAGCAAAAGCAATACACCGGACAAGCCGCGGCTGATTAATGGACTCATCTGGGCCAAACCGGGAAACCCCTGGCTTTCGAGCATATTGCAGGATGCGTTGGAAAATATCAGGACCAGACATTCCTCGAATCTTTATGATTTAGCGGGAACGCCGGTTTTCAATAAATTTATTGCACCGATCCTGCATCAAACCACTATCGAATCCCAGGCGATCCAACAAAGCAGCTGGCATCACTTGATCTGGCAAAACAATTTCCGCAGTGTTCCCGGCTTGAAATACCGGCAAGCCGACAAGCATTGGAGCAAACAGCAAAAAACAAAATCCATCTTCGCCACCAGTATCCTGGATTCCGAGGATTGGAGCTATTGCCCCTTGCTGATATTGGCCGCCCCCCGCACGGGAATGCGGCATTTATCGCGATATGCCCGGAGCTTGGGCTTCGACATTCCCCAAGAAACCACCATAGGCCATCATGGCATCCTCTCCTCTTCCTTGGTGGATACGGTTTTCAATATCGATGAAAATTGCGTGGAACCACGGGCTACCCGGCTGCTGAAACCTGGGGTGGGGTTTGTCTGGAATACCGGCCTGGACCCGTCCCGGCGTTATTATGTGGCCGACATGGTGGCGCGGCTGATTAGAAATCCCTTCCAGAACATACCTAGCCTGATCCTCGAAAACGAAGCCGATAACAGGCAAAATGCCTCCTATATCCAGCGGAGGCGGGTAATCGAAAAATATTTCGGTGTGGATATCGAAGCTTGCCACAACGAATGGGAAAGGGCGGCGCAAATTTATTTACTATGGAATAGATTGATCGAGGATAAAATCCCTGCGGTCAAAACCCTGAAGATCGAAGACGGCACGGCTTTATTCAGGATGCTGAGCGCGAAATTACAGCCACTGGAATTTATAACGCCTTTGGGGAGCCAGGCGACAGAATATTCCGGCCCCCAGGCATCCGGCATCGATAAGCCAGAATTCACCAAAAATATATTGGCCTTGCTGGCACCAGAAACTTTGGATGCCTTAAACTATTTTTGCAAGAAATACTCTTATCCTTGGCCAGAATAA
- a CDS encoding HNH endonuclease, with product MVENEFEYMEFLVTEGLKKSSAYSYGRYLNAISFYLKIDINGSTARSVDKINSILYDFFAISCLAERYKNNCGTALRAYLRFLSSEQSEFSYPEEISESEDYFEGAKKRITVNAYERDKNARNKAIEAHGVNCKICNMHFEEIYGELGIGFIHVHHIKPLHTINETYKVNPEIDLIPVCPNCHAILHRSKNPISIDELKAVIKTQKARRMAKP from the coding sequence ATGGTTGAAAATGAATTCGAGTACATGGAGTTTCTTGTAACAGAAGGCCTCAAGAAGAGCAGCGCATATAGCTATGGCAGATATTTAAATGCAATTTCTTTTTATCTAAAAATAGACATCAATGGCTCTACCGCAAGATCAGTCGATAAAATCAACAGCATATTGTATGATTTTTTTGCAATTTCCTGCTTAGCTGAGCGCTACAAAAACAATTGTGGAACTGCCTTAAGAGCCTATTTACGATTTCTTTCCAGCGAACAATCTGAATTTTCCTATCCAGAAGAAATATCTGAATCAGAAGACTACTTTGAAGGAGCCAAGAAGCGCATCACAGTTAATGCGTACGAGAGAGATAAAAACGCGAGAAACAAAGCTATCGAAGCACATGGAGTTAACTGCAAAATTTGCAACATGCATTTTGAAGAAATATATGGGGAACTAGGAATAGGATTTATTCATGTACACCATATCAAACCCCTACACACAATAAATGAAACCTACAAAGTCAATCCAGAAATTGACTTGATCCCGGTTTGCCCCAACTGCCATGCAATCCTTCATCGCTCTAAAAATCCTATTTCAATCGACGAACTAAAGGCTGTAATAAAAACTCAAAAAGCTCGTAGGATGGCAAAACCATAA
- a CDS encoding ABC transporter permease, producing the protein MAQPPTLALIDTADGLELRLGGGWTVGAELPPPGPVLDRLSTAPPRALGFDCQALTDWDSLLLAFLIKILDACAAHGIETRWEGLPPGVRGMLALARAVPERQDTQRPPPVTGFLAGLGRAVLEAYAETLGLLDFLGQATLAVGRGLRGKARFRGVDLVDLLVECGPRAVPIVSLISFLVGMILAFVGAIQLRMFGAQVFIADLVGLGMAREMGAMMTAIIMAGRTGAAYAAQLGSMQANDEIDALTTTGFPPMEFLVLPRLLALMLALPLLCLYSDFMGILGGAVVASALFDVSYAEFLNQIENRLVIWDFMTGISKSVVFGLLVGIAGCMRGLQCGRNSTEVGLATTSAVVTGIVYIVVADAVLTLVITALKLSL; encoded by the coding sequence ATGGCCCAACCTCCCACGCTGGCACTCATCGACACCGCCGACGGCCTGGAACTCCGGCTAGGCGGCGGCTGGACCGTGGGGGCCGAATTGCCCCCGCCCGGCCCCGTGCTGGACCGCCTCTCCACCGCCCCGCCCCGCGCCCTGGGCTTCGACTGCCAAGCCCTGACCGACTGGGACAGCCTCCTGCTCGCCTTCCTCATCAAAATCCTCGACGCCTGCGCGGCGCATGGCATCGAAACCCGCTGGGAAGGGCTGCCGCCGGGCGTGCGCGGCATGTTGGCACTGGCCCGCGCCGTGCCCGAACGCCAGGACACCCAACGCCCGCCCCCCGTCACCGGCTTCCTGGCCGGGCTGGGCCGGGCGGTGTTGGAGGCTTACGCCGAAACCCTGGGGCTGTTGGATTTCCTGGGACAGGCCACGCTGGCGGTGGGCCGGGGGCTGCGGGGCAAGGCGCGGTTCCGGGGCGTGGACTTGGTGGATTTGCTGGTGGAATGCGGACCCCGCGCCGTGCCCATCGTCAGCCTCATCAGCTTCCTGGTGGGGATGATCCTGGCCTTCGTGGGGGCGATCCAATTGCGGATGTTCGGGGCGCAGGTCTTCATCGCCGATCTGGTGGGGCTGGGCATGGCCCGCGAGATGGGCGCGATGATGACCGCGATCATCATGGCCGGGCGCACCGGGGCGGCCTACGCGGCGCAACTCGGCTCGATGCAGGCCAACGACGAAATCGACGCGCTCACGACCACGGGGTTTCCGCCCATGGAATTCCTGGTGCTGCCACGGCTGTTGGCCTTGATGCTGGCTTTGCCGCTGTTGTGCCTGTATTCGGATTTCATGGGGATATTGGGCGGGGCGGTGGTGGCGTCCGCGCTGTTCGATGTGTCCTATGCGGAATTCCTGAACCAGATCGAGAACCGGCTGGTAATCTGGGATTTCATGACGGGTATCTCGAAATCGGTGGTGTTCGGGTTGTTGGTGGGAATCGCGGGGTGTATGCGGGGTTTGCAGTGCGGGCGGAATTCCACCGAAGTGGGCTTGGCGACGACTTCGGCGGTGGTGACGGGGATTGTGTATATCGTGGTGGCGGATGCGGTTTTGACTTTGGTGATTACGGCTTTGAAGTTGAGTTTATAA
- a CDS encoding NAD(P)-dependent oxidoreductase, translating into MRAGFIGLGAMGAHMARNLAQQGWLGAVWNRTQATAQALAGELGVACAASPAQLAATVDAVLICVSADADVLAMIDALLPGLRPGTLVIDLSTVGSATAREAARRVRERGADFLDAPVTGGVEGARNATLAIMVGGAADTLERARPLLAAMGNRVVHMGDTGMGQATKAVNQVMCAGINQAVTEALAFGERLGLDMGKLIEVVSGGAAGNWFLEKRGPTLTQDVFRPGFKLALHHKDLKICEAMAEDLGTALPLSTATRQDYERLMAAGHGEEDISALYRLKRPAR; encoded by the coding sequence ATGCGGGCGGGTTTCATCGGACTGGGGGCCATGGGTGCCCACATGGCGCGCAATTTGGCGCAACAGGGCTGGCTCGGCGCGGTGTGGAACCGCACCCAAGCCACCGCCCAGGCCTTGGCCGGGGAACTCGGCGTCGCCTGCGCCGCCTCGCCCGCCCAATTGGCGGCAACGGTCGATGCCGTGCTGATCTGCGTCTCCGCCGACGCCGATGTGCTGGCGATGATCGACGCCCTCCTGCCGGGCCTCCGTCCCGGAACGCTGGTGATCGATCTTTCCACGGTCGGCAGCGCCACGGCGCGGGAAGCGGCCCGGCGGGTGCGGGAACGCGGCGCGGATTTCCTCGACGCCCCCGTGACCGGCGGGGTCGAAGGCGCCCGCAACGCGACCCTGGCGATCATGGTCGGGGGCGCGGCGGACACCCTGGAACGCGCCCGTCCCTTGCTCGCGGCGATGGGCAACCGCGTCGTCCACATGGGCGACACCGGCATGGGCCAAGCCACCAAGGCCGTGAACCAAGTCATGTGCGCCGGCATCAACCAAGCCGTGACCGAAGCCCTGGCCTTCGGCGAACGGCTGGGCCTCGATATGGGCAAATTGATCGAGGTGGTGTCGGGCGGGGCGGCGGGCAATTGGTTCCTGGAAAAGCGCGGCCCGACCCTGACCCAGGATGTGTTCCGGCCCGGTTTCAAGCTGGCCCTGCACCACAAGGATTTGAAAATCTGCGAGGCCATGGCGGAAGACTTGGGCACGGCGCTTCCGCTCAGCACGGCGACCCGCCAGGATTACGAGCGGCTGATGGCGGCGGGCCACGGCGAGGAGGATATTTCCGCGCTATACCGTCTGAAGCGACCAGCCCGCTAA
- the cysG gene encoding siroheme synthase CysG, with protein MNFLPIFLKLAGQQCLVVGGGEVAARKVATLLKAGGAVTVLAPALGAALAPLAADRRIAHLAKVFEPADLAGFQLVISATDHREVNEQVHAAATRRNLPVNVVDCPELCSFIFPAIVDRSPVVIAVSTGGASPVLARLIRAKLESALPPAYGRLADLAEKFRQGVKQAVHEPHRRRHFWERALGGVVADLMFAGREAEAERHLGNLLETERLGHADTGGGFVSLVGAGPGDPDLLTLGALRAMQEADVVVYDRLVSPEVMALVRNDAEKIYAGKESSRHTLPQDQINALLARLAKQGRRVVRLKGGDPFIFGRGGEEIETLMEEGIPFQVIPGITAASGCAAYAGIPLTHRDHAQAVTFVTGHLKQGGIGELDWERLARPGQTLVIYMGLQGLPQIRAALIGHGCAPDTPAALVQQGTTRHQRVITGTVDNLPGLVADAGVSAPTLVIVGGVVGLHGKLAWFQGADTGNHPPQAI; from the coding sequence ATGAATTTCCTACCGATATTCCTGAAACTCGCCGGGCAGCAATGCCTGGTCGTCGGCGGTGGCGAAGTGGCCGCCCGCAAGGTCGCGACCCTGCTCAAAGCCGGGGGCGCGGTCACGGTCCTCGCGCCCGCGCTGGGAGCGGCGCTCGCGCCCCTGGCGGCGGACAGGCGGATCGCCCATCTCGCCAAGGTTTTCGAGCCCGCCGACCTGGCCGGTTTCCAACTGGTCATCTCCGCCACCGACCACCGCGAAGTGAACGAACAGGTCCACGCCGCCGCGACCCGGCGCAACCTCCCGGTCAACGTGGTCGATTGCCCGGAACTCTGCTCCTTCATCTTCCCGGCCATCGTGGACCGCTCGCCCGTGGTCATCGCCGTTTCGACCGGCGGGGCCTCGCCGGTGCTGGCCCGCCTCATCCGCGCCAAGCTGGAAAGCGCCCTGCCCCCGGCCTATGGCCGCTTGGCCGATCTGGCCGAAAAATTCCGCCAGGGCGTCAAGCAAGCCGTCCACGAACCCCACCGCCGCCGCCACTTCTGGGAACGGGCCTTGGGCGGCGTGGTGGCGGATTTGATGTTCGCCGGGCGCGAAGCCGAAGCGGAGCGGCATCTGGGAAACCTGCTGGAAACCGAGCGGCTGGGCCACGCCGACACGGGCGGCGGTTTCGTCTCGCTGGTGGGCGCGGGGCCGGGCGATCCCGATTTGCTCACGCTGGGGGCGCTCAGGGCCATGCAGGAAGCCGACGTGGTGGTCTACGACCGGCTAGTTTCGCCCGAGGTCATGGCCCTGGTCCGCAACGACGCCGAGAAAATCTACGCGGGCAAGGAAAGCAGCCGCCATACCCTGCCCCAGGACCAAATCAACGCCCTCCTCGCCCGCCTGGCGAAGCAAGGCCGCCGCGTGGTGCGGCTCAAGGGCGGCGATCCCTTCATCTTCGGGCGCGGCGGCGAGGAGATCGAGACCCTGATGGAGGAAGGCATCCCGTTCCAGGTGATACCGGGCATCACCGCCGCCTCCGGTTGCGCGGCCTATGCCGGGATACCGCTGACCCACCGCGACCATGCCCAGGCCGTCACCTTCGTGACCGGGCACCTCAAGCAAGGCGGCATCGGCGAACTGGATTGGGAACGGCTGGCCCGGCCCGGCCAGACCTTGGTGATCTACATGGGCCTGCAAGGCTTGCCGCAGATCCGCGCCGCCCTGATCGGACACGGCTGCGCCCCCGACACCCCCGCCGCCCTGGTCCAGCAAGGCACCACCCGCCATCAGCGCGTCATCACCGGCACCGTGGACAACCTGCCCGGTTTGGTGGCGGACGCCGGGGTCAGCGCCCCCACCTTGGTCATCGTCGGCGGCGTGGTCGGACTGCACGGCAAGCTGGCCTGGTTCCAGGGCGCGGACACCGGAAACCACCCGCCCCAGGCGATATAA
- the msrB gene encoding peptide-methionine (R)-S-oxide reductase MsrB, with translation MSWDPTQFKKPSAEQLQCHLSEEQFHVTQHEGTERPFHNAYWDNHRAGIYVDVVSGEPLFSSADKFDSGTGWPSFTRPLEPGNLAHREDRSHFMVRVEVRSKHGDSHLGHVFDDGPQPTGKRYCMNSASLRFIPKEDLEAEGYGSYLALFDNDR, from the coding sequence ATGTCATGGGACCCCACCCAGTTCAAGAAACCCAGCGCCGAACAATTGCAATGCCATTTGAGCGAGGAGCAATTCCACGTCACCCAGCACGAAGGCACCGAACGCCCGTTCCACAACGCCTATTGGGACAACCACCGGGCCGGGATTTACGTCGATGTGGTGTCCGGCGAACCCTTGTTCAGCTCCGCCGACAAATTCGATTCCGGCACCGGCTGGCCGAGCTTCACCCGGCCCTTGGAACCCGGCAACCTCGCCCACCGCGAAGACCGCTCGCATTTCATGGTGCGGGTCGAGGTCCGCAGCAAGCACGGCGATTCCCACCTGGGCCATGTGTTCGACGACGGCCCCCAGCCCACCGGCAAGCGCTATTGCATGAATTCCGCTTCCCTACGCTTCATCCCCAAGGAAGACCTGGAAGCCGAGGGTTATGGAAGCTATCTGGCCCTGTTCGACAACGACCGCTAA
- a CDS encoding ClpXP protease specificity-enhancing factor, which produces MISLKPYLIRAIYDWIVDNNFTPYLLVNAEAEDVVVPRQYVQDGRIVLNLRPQAVHGLALGNQNIVFNARFGGKPMQVDVPTRAVLAIYAQENGKGMIFDEDEDGNGDDHTPPPAESAPADPGPAKKRPALKVVK; this is translated from the coding sequence ATGATTTCACTCAAGCCTTATTTGATCCGCGCCATCTACGACTGGATCGTCGACAACAATTTCACGCCCTACCTGCTGGTCAACGCCGAGGCCGAGGACGTGGTCGTGCCCCGGCAATACGTGCAGGATGGCCGGATCGTGTTGAACCTGCGTCCGCAGGCGGTCCACGGCCTGGCGCTGGGCAACCAGAACATCGTGTTCAACGCCCGCTTCGGCGGGAAACCCATGCAGGTCGATGTACCGACCCGCGCCGTCCTGGCGATCTACGCCCAGGAGAACGGCAAGGGCATGATCTTCGACGAGGACGAGGACGGCAACGGGGACGACCATACCCCGCCGCCCGCCGAGAGCGCCCCGGCCGATCCCGGACCCGCCAAGAAAAGGCCGGCGCTCAAGGTCGTCAAATAA
- a CDS encoding glutathione S-transferase N-terminal domain-containing protein translates to MTTSPSRKSPMTLYCSPRCAYGHGVRFVLSEKAIAADIEYLQGDATPRDLLEANPLGNTPTLVDRDLVLSDSRIIMEYLDERFPHPPLQAMDPVARARARMTVRRIDQDWFGYLDQIDQSPDPRKKSKAAKQLQKELIGASPVFDAKPYFLSDDFSLVDCALAPLLWRLGALGIDLPTQAEPIRSYANRLFRRPAFKASLSAREREYPTLAEASA, encoded by the coding sequence GTGACGACCTCCCCCAGCCGCAAATCCCCCATGACCTTGTACTGCTCCCCCCGTTGCGCCTACGGCCACGGCGTGCGCTTCGTGTTGTCCGAGAAGGCCATCGCGGCGGATATCGAATACCTCCAGGGCGACGCCACCCCCCGCGACCTGCTCGAAGCCAACCCCCTGGGCAACACGCCCACCCTGGTGGACCGGGATTTGGTGCTGTCGGATTCCCGCATCATCATGGAATACCTGGACGAGCGTTTCCCCCATCCGCCTTTGCAAGCGATGGACCCGGTCGCGCGGGCCAGGGCGCGGATGACGGTGCGGCGCATCGACCAGGACTGGTTCGGCTACCTCGACCAGATCGACCAGTCGCCCGACCCCAGGAAAAAATCCAAGGCCGCCAAGCAACTCCAAAAAGAATTGATCGGCGCCAGCCCCGTGTTCGATGCCAAACCCTATTTCCTGAGCGATGATTTCTCCCTGGTGGACTGCGCCCTCGCCCCCTTGTTGTGGCGGCTGGGCGCCTTGGGCATCGACCTGCCCACCCAGGCCGAACCCATCCGCTCCTACGCCAACCGCCTGTTCCGGCGCCCGGCCTTCAAAGCCAGCCTGAGCGCCCGCGAACGGGAATATCCCACCCTCGCCGAAGCTTCCGCCTGA